The window GTAGCTCACCTTGCCGAACGGACCGTCGGCCCAGACCAGGTCGTAGACCGAATCCACGCCCTGCAGGTACATCGCCAGGCGCTCGAGGCCGTAGGTGATTTCGCCGGTCACCGGGTAGCACTCGATGCCACCGGCCTGCTGGAAGTAGGTGAACTGGGTGACTTCCATGCCGTTGAGCCAGACTTCCCAGCCCAGGCCCCAGGCGCCGAGGGTCGGCGATTCCCAGTTGTCCTCGACGAAACGGATGTCGTGCACCAGCGGGTCGAGGCCGACGGCCTTGAGCGAGCCCAGGTACAGCTCCTGGAAGTTGTCCGGGTTCGGCTTGAGCACGACCTGGAACTGGTAGTAGTGCTGCAGGCGGTTCGGGTTTTCGCCGTAGCGGCCGTCAGTCGGACGGCGGCTTGGCTGCACGTACGCGGCGTTCCAGGTTTCCGGGCCGATGGCGCGCAGGAACGTAGCGGTATGGAAAGTCCCGGCGCCTACTTCCATATCGTAGGGCTGAAGTACCACACAACCTTGCTCGGCCCAGTATTGCTGGAGGGCGAGAATCAAGTCTTGGAAGGTACGCACGGCTGGCGTAGGCTGGCTCACGAAATTCACCTGTTACTTGGGCTGCGATTCAAAAGGCGGGAGTATACCCGATTCGGTCGCGCCTCCGCCTCCCTGGAGCCTTATGCCACGCTGCTTTTGGTGCAACGATGATCCCCTGTACAAGGACTATCACGATCGGGAGTGGGGCGTACCGCTGCGCGATGGGCAGCGACTGTTCGAGTTGCTTTTGCTCGAAGGGTTCCAGGCCGGGCTTTCCTGGATCACGATCCTCAGGAAACGCGAGCATTACCGCCAGGTGCTGTTCGGTTTCGATGTGCGCAAAGTCGCCGAAATGAGCGATCAATACCTGGAAAACCTGCTGCTCGACCCGGGGATCGTGCGCAATCGCCTCAAGCTCGAGGCGGCCCGGCGCAACGCCCGCGTCTGGCTGACCCTGGAAGACCCGGTCAGCCTGCTCTGGTCCTTCGTCGGCGGCACGCCGCAGATCCATCACTTCAAGGACCGCAGCGAGGTCCCGGCCGTCACCGCCGAGGCCGAGGCGATGAGCAAGGCGCTGAAGAAGCTCGGCTTCGGTTTCGTCGGCCCGACCATCTGCTACGCGTTCATGCAGGCCTCGGGCATGGTCATGGACCATACCACCGATTGTGAT of the Pseudomonas vanderleydeniana genome contains:
- the glyQ gene encoding glycine--tRNA ligase subunit alpha, which translates into the protein MSQPTPAVRTFQDLILALQQYWAEQGCVVLQPYDMEVGAGTFHTATFLRAIGPETWNAAYVQPSRRPTDGRYGENPNRLQHYYQFQVVLKPNPDNFQELYLGSLKAVGLDPLVHDIRFVEDNWESPTLGAWGLGWEVWLNGMEVTQFTYFQQAGGIECYPVTGEITYGLERLAMYLQGVDSVYDLVWADGPFGKVSYGDVFHQNEVEQSTYNFEHANVEKLFELFDFYESEAKRLIELDQPLPLPSYEMVLKASHTFNLLDARRAISVTARQQYILRVRTLARSVAQAYLMARAKLGFPMATPDLRDEVLAKLEAAQ
- a CDS encoding DNA-3-methyladenine glycosylase I, coding for MPRCFWCNDDPLYKDYHDREWGVPLRDGQRLFELLLLEGFQAGLSWITILRKREHYRQVLFGFDVRKVAEMSDQYLENLLLDPGIVRNRLKLEAARRNARVWLTLEDPVSLLWSFVGGTPQIHHFKDRSEVPAVTAEAEAMSKALKKLGFGFVGPTICYAFMQASGMVMDHTTDCDSYAALAAPRLQ